A genomic segment from Leopardus geoffroyi isolate Oge1 chromosome A2, O.geoffroyi_Oge1_pat1.0, whole genome shotgun sequence encodes:
- the ANKLE1 gene encoding ankyrin repeat and LEM domain-containing protein 1 isoform X1 — MWTRVRRSSAPLGTLRSGGIRRPEARGGAARAHKGAAGSSKLTGRATGPGGIPGMAAAAGLARRLRAALREEEPRAVEELLRRGADPNLVLADGVAAMHLAARARHSRGLRCLEALLHRGGDANARSVEALTPLHVAAAWGCRRGLELLLGHGADPTLRDQVGAQRPQWRGGPGGSEEGREKGLGCPLLTKPPQDGLGPLDLAEQQGHQDCAHVLRELQTRTKTSTRTGAESQEPEPEPEPGGPNPWGKGLDASPSGLPNVSLAFIALGKSDGRDIGLEAGPRLPHHLARPEIADKDSSLEYPPGQWDCSSDASFVTAIEASGTEDPALLTSSWARSSPQTKQRLMPTIRPSQRTPRSPGTPLLVHRAAAADREAELNTCLQALTLTSPDASPSPVALPDRSPAQSPPREPLPGLPHVHFLKDEELSLDSDVAALWLTEDEASSTGGRDPVPSRWCPPVPAMTDLEILRGLRALGKNPGPITPFTRTYHLRRLEEARAAPGSDFSGHSPELAEALRTGCIPDAQADEDVLAQQFERPDPKRRWREGVVKSSFTYLLLDPRETQDLPARAFSLTPAERLRTFVHAIFYVGKGTRARPDVHLWEALSHRRQPGKQACPKVRQILDIWASGRGVVSLHCFQHVVAVEAYTREACLVDALGIQTLTNQRQGHCYGVVASWPPTRRRRLGVHLLHRALLVFLAEDAGDSRVGWTGGLCRSQEPDFSASPLWDPGPGICRSEAQFPYFVQWGQ, encoded by the exons ATGTGGACGCGGGTGCGCCGTAGCTCCGCTCCGCTGGGGACACTACGCTCCGGAGGCATCCGGAGACCGGAGGCGAGGGGTGGAGCGGCGCGTGCGCACAAGGGAGCCGCGGGAAGTTCGAAATTGACGGGCAGGGCGACAGGGCCCGGGGGCATCCCGGGCATGGCCGCGGCGGCCGGCCTGGCGCGGCGGCTGCGGGCAGCGCTGCGGGAGGAGGAGCCGCG GGCCGTGGAGGAACTGCTGCGCCGCGGCGCGGACCCCAACCTGGTGCTCGCGGATGGCGTGGCAGCCATGCACCTGGCGGCCAGAGCCCGGCACTCGCGCGGTCTGCGCTGCCTGGAGGCCCTACTGCACCGGGGCGGGGATGCTAACGCTCG ATCGGTCGAGGCGCTCACGCCGCTGCACGTGGCTGCCGCCTGGGGCTGTCGCCGCGGCCTGGAGCTGCTGCTGGGCCATGGAGCGGACCCGACGCTGCGCGACCAGGTGGGAGCCCAGCGCCCGCAGTGGCGGGGCGGACCCGGAGGGAgcgaggaagggagggaaaagggcCTCGGGTGCCCCCTGCTGACCAAGCCGCCGCAGGACGGACTCGGGCCGCTGGACCTGGCGGAGCAGCAGGGGCACCAGGATTGCGCACACGTCCTTCGGGAACTCCAGACTCGGACGAAGACATCGACCCGGACcggggcagagagccaggagcCTGAGCCTGAGCCCGAGCCTGGCG GCCCAAACCCCTGGGGAAAGGGGCTGGACGCCAGCCCCTCTGGACTTCCCAATGTGTCGCTGGCCTTCATAGCACTGGGCAAGAGTGATGGCAGGGACATAGGCCTGGAAGCTGGCCCCAGACTCCCCCACCACCTGGCCCGCCCTGAGATTGCTGACAAGGATAGCAGCTTGGAGTACCCCCCAGGACAGTGGGACTGCAGCTCAGATGCCTCCTTTGTCACTGCGATTGAAGCTTCTGGAACTGAAGACCCAGCCCTGCTCACCTCCTCCTGGGCTAGGTCATCTCCCCAGACCAAGCAGAGACTCATGCCTACTATTCGACCTTCCCAGAGGACGCCAAGGTCCCCAGGTACCCCACTGCTGGTACATCGAGCTGCTGCGGCAGACAGGGAGGCAGAACTAAATACCTGTCTGCAGGCCCTGACTCTGACTTCGCCAgatgcctccccctcccccgtagCCCTCCCCGACCGGAGCCCTGCACAGAGCCCCCCTCGGGAGCCACTGCCTGGACTCCCCCATGTTCACTTCCTAAAAGACGAAGAGTTGTCCCTCGACAGTGATGTGGCTGCCCTCTGGCTGACAGAGGATGAGGCGAGCTCCACAGGTGGCAGGGACCCTGTTCCCTCTCGCTGGTGCCCTCCAGTCCCTGCCATGACAGACCTGGAGATACTTCGAGGGCTCCGAGCACTTGGCAAGAACCCTGGTCCCATCACACCCTTCACTCGGACGTACCACCTCCGACGGCTGGAAGAAGCCCGTGCTGCTCCTG GCTCAGACTTTTCAGGGCACAGCCCAGAGCTGGCCGAAGCCCTGCGGACAGGCTGTATCCCAGATGCCCAGGCAGACGAGGATGTGCTTGCCCAGCAGTTTGAGCGGCCGGACCCCAagagaaggtggagggagggggtcgTGAAGTCCAGCTTCACGTATCTACTGCTGGACCCCAG GGAGACTCAGGACCTGCCAGCCCGAGCCTTCTCACTGACCCCAGCTGAACGCCTTCGGACTTTTGTCCATGCCATCTTCTATGTGGGGAAAGGGACACGGGCCCGACCAGATGTCCACCTCTGGGAGGCCCTCAGCCACCGCCGACAGCCAGGAAAGCAG GCCTGCCCCAAAGTGCGCCAGATCTTGGACATCTGGGCCAGTGGTCGTGGTGTTGTCTCCCTGCATTGCTTCCAACATGTGGTTGCTGTAGAGGCTTATACTCGAGAGGCGTGTCTTGTGGATGCTCTAG GCATCCAGACACTGACCAACCAGAGACAAGGACACTGCTATGGAGTGGTGGCGAGCTGGCCACCCACCCGGCGACGCCGCTTGGGGGTGCATCTGCTGCACCGCGCCCTCCTTGTCTTCTTGGCCGAGG ACGCAGGGGACTCACGTGTGGGATGGACTGGGGGACTCtgccgaagtcaagagccagatttCTCTGCTTCCCCGCTATGGGACCCCGGGCCAGGAATTTGTcgctctgaggctcagtttccttacttTGTACAGTGGGGACAGTGA
- the ANKLE1 gene encoding ankyrin repeat and LEM domain-containing protein 1 isoform X4, whose amino-acid sequence MWTRVRRSSAPLGTLRSGGIRRPEARGGAARAHKGAAGSSKLTGRATGPGGIPGMAAAAGLARRLRAALREEEPRAVEELLRRGADPNLVLADGVAAMHLAARARHSRGLRCLEALLHRGGDANARSVEALTPLHVAAAWGCRRGLELLLGHGADPTLRDQDGLGPLDLAEQQGHQDCAHVLRELQTRTKTSTRTGAESQEPEPEPEPGGPNPWGKGLDASPSGLPNVSLAFIALGKSDGRDIGLEAGPRLPHHLARPEIADKDSSLEYPPGQWDCSSDASFVTAIEASGTEDPALLTSSWARSSPQTKQRLMPTIRPSQRTPRSPGTPLLVHRAAAADREAELNTCLQALTLTSPDASPSPVALPDRSPAQSPPREPLPGLPHVHFLKDEELSLDSDVAALWLTEDEASSTGGRDPVPSRWCPPVPAMTDLEILRGLRALGKNPGPITPFTRTYHLRRLEEARAAPGSDFSGHSPELAEALRTGCIPDAQADEDVLAQQFERPDPKRRWREGVVKSSFTYLLLDPRETQDLPARAFSLTPAERLRTFVHAIFYVGKGTRARPDVHLWEALSHRRQPGKQACPKVRQILDIWASGRGVVSLHCFQHVVAVEAYTREACLVDALGIQTLTNQRQGHCYGVVASWPPTRRRRLGVHLLHRALLVFLAEGERELRPQDIQARGGVLGT is encoded by the exons ATGTGGACGCGGGTGCGCCGTAGCTCCGCTCCGCTGGGGACACTACGCTCCGGAGGCATCCGGAGACCGGAGGCGAGGGGTGGAGCGGCGCGTGCGCACAAGGGAGCCGCGGGAAGTTCGAAATTGACGGGCAGGGCGACAGGGCCCGGGGGCATCCCGGGCATGGCCGCGGCGGCCGGCCTGGCGCGGCGGCTGCGGGCAGCGCTGCGGGAGGAGGAGCCGCG GGCCGTGGAGGAACTGCTGCGCCGCGGCGCGGACCCCAACCTGGTGCTCGCGGATGGCGTGGCAGCCATGCACCTGGCGGCCAGAGCCCGGCACTCGCGCGGTCTGCGCTGCCTGGAGGCCCTACTGCACCGGGGCGGGGATGCTAACGCTCG ATCGGTCGAGGCGCTCACGCCGCTGCACGTGGCTGCCGCCTGGGGCTGTCGCCGCGGCCTGGAGCTGCTGCTGGGCCATGGAGCGGACCCGACGCTGCGCGACCAG GACGGACTCGGGCCGCTGGACCTGGCGGAGCAGCAGGGGCACCAGGATTGCGCACACGTCCTTCGGGAACTCCAGACTCGGACGAAGACATCGACCCGGACcggggcagagagccaggagcCTGAGCCTGAGCCCGAGCCTGGCG GCCCAAACCCCTGGGGAAAGGGGCTGGACGCCAGCCCCTCTGGACTTCCCAATGTGTCGCTGGCCTTCATAGCACTGGGCAAGAGTGATGGCAGGGACATAGGCCTGGAAGCTGGCCCCAGACTCCCCCACCACCTGGCCCGCCCTGAGATTGCTGACAAGGATAGCAGCTTGGAGTACCCCCCAGGACAGTGGGACTGCAGCTCAGATGCCTCCTTTGTCACTGCGATTGAAGCTTCTGGAACTGAAGACCCAGCCCTGCTCACCTCCTCCTGGGCTAGGTCATCTCCCCAGACCAAGCAGAGACTCATGCCTACTATTCGACCTTCCCAGAGGACGCCAAGGTCCCCAGGTACCCCACTGCTGGTACATCGAGCTGCTGCGGCAGACAGGGAGGCAGAACTAAATACCTGTCTGCAGGCCCTGACTCTGACTTCGCCAgatgcctccccctcccccgtagCCCTCCCCGACCGGAGCCCTGCACAGAGCCCCCCTCGGGAGCCACTGCCTGGACTCCCCCATGTTCACTTCCTAAAAGACGAAGAGTTGTCCCTCGACAGTGATGTGGCTGCCCTCTGGCTGACAGAGGATGAGGCGAGCTCCACAGGTGGCAGGGACCCTGTTCCCTCTCGCTGGTGCCCTCCAGTCCCTGCCATGACAGACCTGGAGATACTTCGAGGGCTCCGAGCACTTGGCAAGAACCCTGGTCCCATCACACCCTTCACTCGGACGTACCACCTCCGACGGCTGGAAGAAGCCCGTGCTGCTCCTG GCTCAGACTTTTCAGGGCACAGCCCAGAGCTGGCCGAAGCCCTGCGGACAGGCTGTATCCCAGATGCCCAGGCAGACGAGGATGTGCTTGCCCAGCAGTTTGAGCGGCCGGACCCCAagagaaggtggagggagggggtcgTGAAGTCCAGCTTCACGTATCTACTGCTGGACCCCAG GGAGACTCAGGACCTGCCAGCCCGAGCCTTCTCACTGACCCCAGCTGAACGCCTTCGGACTTTTGTCCATGCCATCTTCTATGTGGGGAAAGGGACACGGGCCCGACCAGATGTCCACCTCTGGGAGGCCCTCAGCCACCGCCGACAGCCAGGAAAGCAG GCCTGCCCCAAAGTGCGCCAGATCTTGGACATCTGGGCCAGTGGTCGTGGTGTTGTCTCCCTGCATTGCTTCCAACATGTGGTTGCTGTAGAGGCTTATACTCGAGAGGCGTGTCTTGTGGATGCTCTAG GCATCCAGACACTGACCAACCAGAGACAAGGACACTGCTATGGAGTGGTGGCGAGCTGGCCACCCACCCGGCGACGCCGCTTGGGGGTGCATCTGCTGCACCGCGCCCTCCTTGTCTTCTTGGCCGAGGGTGAGCGAGAGCTGCGGCCCCAGGACATCCAGGCCCGCGGCGGAGTACTGGGGACTTGA
- the ANKLE1 gene encoding ankyrin repeat and LEM domain-containing protein 1 isoform X2, with the protein MWTRVRRSSAPLGTLRSGGIRRPEARGGAARAHKGAAGSSKLTGRATGPGGIPGMAAAAGLARRLRAALREEEPRAVEELLRRGADPNLVLADGVAAMHLAARARHSRGLRCLEALLHRGGDANARSVEALTPLHVAAAWGCRRGLELLLGHGADPTLRDQVGAQRPQWRGGPGGSEEGREKGLGCPLLTKPPQDGLGPLDLAEQQGHQDCAHVLRELQTRTKTSTRTGAESQEPEPEPEPGGPNPWGKGLDASPSGLPNVSLAFIALGKSDGRDIGLEAGPRLPHHLARPEIADKDSSLEYPPGQWDCSSDASFVTAIEASGTEDPALLTSSWARSSPQTKQRLMPTIRPSQRTPRSPGTPLLVHRAAAADREAELNTCLQALTLTSPDASPSPVALPDRSPAQSPPREPLPGLPHVHFLKDEELSLDSDVAALWLTEDEASSTGGRDPVPSRWCPPVPAMTDLEILRGLRALGKNPGPITPFTRTYHLRRLEEARAAPGSDFSGHSPELAEALRTGCIPDAQADEDVLAQQFERPDPKRRWREGVVKSSFTYLLLDPRETQDLPARAFSLTPAERLRTFVHAIFYVGKGTRARPDVHLWEALSHRRQPGKQACPKVRQILDIWASGRGVVSLHCFQHVVAVEAYTREACLVDALGIQTLTNQRQGHCYGVVASWPPTRRRRLGVHLLHRALLVFLAEGERELRPQDIQARGGVLGT; encoded by the exons ATGTGGACGCGGGTGCGCCGTAGCTCCGCTCCGCTGGGGACACTACGCTCCGGAGGCATCCGGAGACCGGAGGCGAGGGGTGGAGCGGCGCGTGCGCACAAGGGAGCCGCGGGAAGTTCGAAATTGACGGGCAGGGCGACAGGGCCCGGGGGCATCCCGGGCATGGCCGCGGCGGCCGGCCTGGCGCGGCGGCTGCGGGCAGCGCTGCGGGAGGAGGAGCCGCG GGCCGTGGAGGAACTGCTGCGCCGCGGCGCGGACCCCAACCTGGTGCTCGCGGATGGCGTGGCAGCCATGCACCTGGCGGCCAGAGCCCGGCACTCGCGCGGTCTGCGCTGCCTGGAGGCCCTACTGCACCGGGGCGGGGATGCTAACGCTCG ATCGGTCGAGGCGCTCACGCCGCTGCACGTGGCTGCCGCCTGGGGCTGTCGCCGCGGCCTGGAGCTGCTGCTGGGCCATGGAGCGGACCCGACGCTGCGCGACCAGGTGGGAGCCCAGCGCCCGCAGTGGCGGGGCGGACCCGGAGGGAgcgaggaagggagggaaaagggcCTCGGGTGCCCCCTGCTGACCAAGCCGCCGCAGGACGGACTCGGGCCGCTGGACCTGGCGGAGCAGCAGGGGCACCAGGATTGCGCACACGTCCTTCGGGAACTCCAGACTCGGACGAAGACATCGACCCGGACcggggcagagagccaggagcCTGAGCCTGAGCCCGAGCCTGGCG GCCCAAACCCCTGGGGAAAGGGGCTGGACGCCAGCCCCTCTGGACTTCCCAATGTGTCGCTGGCCTTCATAGCACTGGGCAAGAGTGATGGCAGGGACATAGGCCTGGAAGCTGGCCCCAGACTCCCCCACCACCTGGCCCGCCCTGAGATTGCTGACAAGGATAGCAGCTTGGAGTACCCCCCAGGACAGTGGGACTGCAGCTCAGATGCCTCCTTTGTCACTGCGATTGAAGCTTCTGGAACTGAAGACCCAGCCCTGCTCACCTCCTCCTGGGCTAGGTCATCTCCCCAGACCAAGCAGAGACTCATGCCTACTATTCGACCTTCCCAGAGGACGCCAAGGTCCCCAGGTACCCCACTGCTGGTACATCGAGCTGCTGCGGCAGACAGGGAGGCAGAACTAAATACCTGTCTGCAGGCCCTGACTCTGACTTCGCCAgatgcctccccctcccccgtagCCCTCCCCGACCGGAGCCCTGCACAGAGCCCCCCTCGGGAGCCACTGCCTGGACTCCCCCATGTTCACTTCCTAAAAGACGAAGAGTTGTCCCTCGACAGTGATGTGGCTGCCCTCTGGCTGACAGAGGATGAGGCGAGCTCCACAGGTGGCAGGGACCCTGTTCCCTCTCGCTGGTGCCCTCCAGTCCCTGCCATGACAGACCTGGAGATACTTCGAGGGCTCCGAGCACTTGGCAAGAACCCTGGTCCCATCACACCCTTCACTCGGACGTACCACCTCCGACGGCTGGAAGAAGCCCGTGCTGCTCCTG GCTCAGACTTTTCAGGGCACAGCCCAGAGCTGGCCGAAGCCCTGCGGACAGGCTGTATCCCAGATGCCCAGGCAGACGAGGATGTGCTTGCCCAGCAGTTTGAGCGGCCGGACCCCAagagaaggtggagggagggggtcgTGAAGTCCAGCTTCACGTATCTACTGCTGGACCCCAG GGAGACTCAGGACCTGCCAGCCCGAGCCTTCTCACTGACCCCAGCTGAACGCCTTCGGACTTTTGTCCATGCCATCTTCTATGTGGGGAAAGGGACACGGGCCCGACCAGATGTCCACCTCTGGGAGGCCCTCAGCCACCGCCGACAGCCAGGAAAGCAG GCCTGCCCCAAAGTGCGCCAGATCTTGGACATCTGGGCCAGTGGTCGTGGTGTTGTCTCCCTGCATTGCTTCCAACATGTGGTTGCTGTAGAGGCTTATACTCGAGAGGCGTGTCTTGTGGATGCTCTAG GCATCCAGACACTGACCAACCAGAGACAAGGACACTGCTATGGAGTGGTGGCGAGCTGGCCACCCACCCGGCGACGCCGCTTGGGGGTGCATCTGCTGCACCGCGCCCTCCTTGTCTTCTTGGCCGAGGGTGAGCGAGAGCTGCGGCCCCAGGACATCCAGGCCCGCGGCGGAGTACTGGGGACTTGA
- the ANKLE1 gene encoding ankyrin repeat and LEM domain-containing protein 1 isoform X3: protein MWTRVRRSSAPLGTLRSGGIRRPEARGGAARAHKGAAGSSKLTGRATGPGGIPGMAAAAGLARRLRAALREEEPRAVEELLRRGADPNLVLADGVAAMHLAARARHSRGLRCLEALLHRGGDANARSVEALTPLHVAAAWGCRRGLELLLGHGADPTLRDQDGLGPLDLAEQQGHQDCAHVLRELQTRTKTSTRTGAESQEPEPEPEPGGPNPWGKGLDASPSGLPNVSLAFIALGKSDGRDIGLEAGPRLPHHLARPEIADKDSSLEYPPGQWDCSSDASFVTAIEASGTEDPALLTSSWARSSPQTKQRLMPTIRPSQRTPRSPGTPLLVHRAAAADREAELNTCLQALTLTSPDASPSPVALPDRSPAQSPPREPLPGLPHVHFLKDEELSLDSDVAALWLTEDEASSTGGRDPVPSRWCPPVPAMTDLEILRGLRALGKNPGPITPFTRTYHLRRLEEARAAPGSDFSGHSPELAEALRTGCIPDAQADEDVLAQQFERPDPKRRWREGVVKSSFTYLLLDPRETQDLPARAFSLTPAERLRTFVHAIFYVGKGTRARPDVHLWEALSHRRQPGKQACPKVRQILDIWASGRGVVSLHCFQHVVAVEAYTREACLVDALGIQTLTNQRQGHCYGVVASWPPTRRRRLGVHLLHRALLVFLAEDAGDSRVGWTGGLCRSQEPDFSASPLWDPGPGICRSEAQFPYFVQWGQ from the exons ATGTGGACGCGGGTGCGCCGTAGCTCCGCTCCGCTGGGGACACTACGCTCCGGAGGCATCCGGAGACCGGAGGCGAGGGGTGGAGCGGCGCGTGCGCACAAGGGAGCCGCGGGAAGTTCGAAATTGACGGGCAGGGCGACAGGGCCCGGGGGCATCCCGGGCATGGCCGCGGCGGCCGGCCTGGCGCGGCGGCTGCGGGCAGCGCTGCGGGAGGAGGAGCCGCG GGCCGTGGAGGAACTGCTGCGCCGCGGCGCGGACCCCAACCTGGTGCTCGCGGATGGCGTGGCAGCCATGCACCTGGCGGCCAGAGCCCGGCACTCGCGCGGTCTGCGCTGCCTGGAGGCCCTACTGCACCGGGGCGGGGATGCTAACGCTCG ATCGGTCGAGGCGCTCACGCCGCTGCACGTGGCTGCCGCCTGGGGCTGTCGCCGCGGCCTGGAGCTGCTGCTGGGCCATGGAGCGGACCCGACGCTGCGCGACCAG GACGGACTCGGGCCGCTGGACCTGGCGGAGCAGCAGGGGCACCAGGATTGCGCACACGTCCTTCGGGAACTCCAGACTCGGACGAAGACATCGACCCGGACcggggcagagagccaggagcCTGAGCCTGAGCCCGAGCCTGGCG GCCCAAACCCCTGGGGAAAGGGGCTGGACGCCAGCCCCTCTGGACTTCCCAATGTGTCGCTGGCCTTCATAGCACTGGGCAAGAGTGATGGCAGGGACATAGGCCTGGAAGCTGGCCCCAGACTCCCCCACCACCTGGCCCGCCCTGAGATTGCTGACAAGGATAGCAGCTTGGAGTACCCCCCAGGACAGTGGGACTGCAGCTCAGATGCCTCCTTTGTCACTGCGATTGAAGCTTCTGGAACTGAAGACCCAGCCCTGCTCACCTCCTCCTGGGCTAGGTCATCTCCCCAGACCAAGCAGAGACTCATGCCTACTATTCGACCTTCCCAGAGGACGCCAAGGTCCCCAGGTACCCCACTGCTGGTACATCGAGCTGCTGCGGCAGACAGGGAGGCAGAACTAAATACCTGTCTGCAGGCCCTGACTCTGACTTCGCCAgatgcctccccctcccccgtagCCCTCCCCGACCGGAGCCCTGCACAGAGCCCCCCTCGGGAGCCACTGCCTGGACTCCCCCATGTTCACTTCCTAAAAGACGAAGAGTTGTCCCTCGACAGTGATGTGGCTGCCCTCTGGCTGACAGAGGATGAGGCGAGCTCCACAGGTGGCAGGGACCCTGTTCCCTCTCGCTGGTGCCCTCCAGTCCCTGCCATGACAGACCTGGAGATACTTCGAGGGCTCCGAGCACTTGGCAAGAACCCTGGTCCCATCACACCCTTCACTCGGACGTACCACCTCCGACGGCTGGAAGAAGCCCGTGCTGCTCCTG GCTCAGACTTTTCAGGGCACAGCCCAGAGCTGGCCGAAGCCCTGCGGACAGGCTGTATCCCAGATGCCCAGGCAGACGAGGATGTGCTTGCCCAGCAGTTTGAGCGGCCGGACCCCAagagaaggtggagggagggggtcgTGAAGTCCAGCTTCACGTATCTACTGCTGGACCCCAG GGAGACTCAGGACCTGCCAGCCCGAGCCTTCTCACTGACCCCAGCTGAACGCCTTCGGACTTTTGTCCATGCCATCTTCTATGTGGGGAAAGGGACACGGGCCCGACCAGATGTCCACCTCTGGGAGGCCCTCAGCCACCGCCGACAGCCAGGAAAGCAG GCCTGCCCCAAAGTGCGCCAGATCTTGGACATCTGGGCCAGTGGTCGTGGTGTTGTCTCCCTGCATTGCTTCCAACATGTGGTTGCTGTAGAGGCTTATACTCGAGAGGCGTGTCTTGTGGATGCTCTAG GCATCCAGACACTGACCAACCAGAGACAAGGACACTGCTATGGAGTGGTGGCGAGCTGGCCACCCACCCGGCGACGCCGCTTGGGGGTGCATCTGCTGCACCGCGCCCTCCTTGTCTTCTTGGCCGAGG ACGCAGGGGACTCACGTGTGGGATGGACTGGGGGACTCtgccgaagtcaagagccagatttCTCTGCTTCCCCGCTATGGGACCCCGGGCCAGGAATTTGTcgctctgaggctcagtttccttacttTGTACAGTGGGGACAGTGA